CCTGACGGGGCGTGGGCCGGTCGCGTGCACCGTGAGGGTCACCTTCTGCACTCCGGTATCGGCCGCCGGGCAGGACGGGCCGAACGCACCCACCCCGTCCCAGTACGCGATCGTGACGCTCACGGTGTATCCGGCCGGCGGCGCCGGAGTCTCGTACCCACCGGCGCAGGGCACGTACGGGTCGCCGACGACCTTCTCGGCGGCGTTGCGGACGATCGAGTCGGCGCCGGTCAGCTTCTGCTGCGTGACCGAGCTGATGACGGCGGTGCCCATGCCTCCGAGGATGGCCACGAAGGCGACCCCCATGAGCACCACGGCGACGAGAACCTCGATCAGCGTCTCGCCCTCCTCGCCGCGGCGGCGCCGCGGGCGGCGTGCCGGGCCGGTCATTGGACCTCGACCTGGCTGTAGACGCCGTAGATCGCCGAAAGGAGGGCGACGGCCACGAACCCCACGACGACACCGACCAGGATCACCACAGTCGGCTCGAACAGGCTGGTCAGCCGCTTGAGTTTGTGCTGCAGTTCCTTCTCGTAGAACTCCGAGACGTTTTCGAGCTGGTCGTCGAGGGTGCCGGTCTCCTCCCCCACACGCATCATCTGGGTGACCGCCCCGGGGAAGAGCTTGGTGCGGGCGATCGGCCGGGAGATGCCGCCGCCTTCCAGCATCTCGATCCGGGCCGTCCCGATGGACCGTTCGTACACCAGGTTGTTGGCGCCCGCGCTGGCCAGGCCGAGCGCCTCCGGAATGGGCACGCCGGCCTTGATCATCGAGGTCAGGATGCGGCAGAACCGTTCGATGACCATGAAGCGGACCACGTCGCCGACCACCGGCGTCGCCAGCAGGAAGCGGTCGCGCAGCAGCCGTCCCCGCTCGGTCCGCAAACCGGCGACCAGTGCCGCGACGAGCACGACGAGGACGC
Above is a window of Streptomyces subrutilus DNA encoding:
- a CDS encoding type IV pilus modification PilV family protein, which gives rise to MTGPARRPRRRRGEEGETLIEVLVAVVLMGVAFVAILGGMGTAVISSVTQQKLTGADSIVRNAAEKVVGDPYVPCAGGYETPAPPAGYTVSVTIAYWDGVGAFGPSCPAADTGVQKVTLTVHATGPRPVRDVTLEVVKREAMLS